Proteins found in one Oncorhynchus mykiss isolate Arlee chromosome 3, USDA_OmykA_1.1, whole genome shotgun sequence genomic segment:
- the pdia7 gene encoding protein disulfide isomerase family A, member 7, which yields MGTLSPFRMFLLFALAQQKVFVAASDVLELGDSDFDDMVAEYETVLVEFFAPWCGHCQQLAPEYETAATKLKGTVSLAKVDCTVNSETCGRFGVNGYPTLKIFRNGEDFAAYDGPRSADGIVSYMKKQAGPSSVPLHNERDLDAFVNHFEASVVGFFSSADSSQMAEFLKASSAMRDSHRFAHTADLSLGLKHGVESDMVVLFRPPRLNSKFEDSLVKSEAVSIASLRQFIRDNVFGLCPHLTAENRENMRGRDLLVAYYDVDYLRNIKGTNYWRNRVMKVATQFQSQGLSYAVANRAEFQEELEEEFGLGPSDGGELPLITIRNREGHKYSMQEEFTRDGKSLERFLEDYFAGKLKRQVKSEAAPENNDGPVKVVVADNFEELVNNPSKDVLLEFYAPWCGHCKSLEPKYTELGEQLSANTHIVIAKMDATANDVPPTYDVQGFPTIFFVPAGQKDQPRKYEGGREVNDFLNYLKEVATHPLILGNAREDL from the exons ATGGGTACGTTGAGTCCATTTCGCATGTTCTTGCTTTTTGCGTTGGCTCAGCAGAAAGTCTTTGTAGCCGCCAGCGACGTGCTCGAGCTCGGGGATTCTGATTTCGATGACATGGTAGCAGAGTACGAGACTGTGTTGGTGGAGTTCTTCGCGCCTTG GTGTGGTCACTGCCAGCAACTAGCCCCAGAATATGAAACTGCAGCAACAAAACTAAAAGGGACAGTGTCTTTAGCTAAA GTAGACTGCACAGTGAACTCTGAGACGTGTGGACGTTTTGGGGTCAATGGGTACCCCACACTCAAAATCTTCCGCAATGGAGAGGACTTTGCTGCTTATGATGGACCCAGGAGTGCAG ATGGCATTGTGAGCTACATGAAAAAACAGGCAGGTCCCAGTTCCGTTCCTCTGCACAATGAGAGAGACCTAGATGCATTCGTCAACCATTTTGAAGCCAGTGTAGTTG GTTTTTTCTCAAGTGCTGACAGCTCTCAGATGGCTGAGTTTTTGAAGGCGTCTAGTGCCATGAGAGACAGCCACCGCTTTGCCCACACTGCAGACCTGAGCCTGGGCCTCAAACACGGCGTGGAATCAGA CATGGTGGTGCTCTTTCGGCCCCCGCGACTCAACAGCAAGTTTGAGGACAGCTTGGTCAAGTCTGAGGCTGTCTCGATCGCCTCTCTCCGTCAATTCATCAGAGATAATGTGTTTGGGCTGTGCCCCCATCTGACTgctgagaacagagagaacatgaGGGGACGGGACTTGCTGGTGGCCTACTACGACGTGGATTACCTCCGCAACATCAAGGGCACCAACTACTGGAGGAACAG gGTGATGAAAGTGGCCACTCAGTTCCAGTCTCAGGGGCTGAGTTACGCTGTGGCCAACAGGGCTGAGTTCCaggaagagctggaggaggagtTTGGCCTGGGGCCGTCCGACGGGGGAGAGCTGCCTCTCATCACCATCAGGAACAGGGAGGGCCACAAGTACAGCATGCAGGAGGAGTTCAC ACGGGACGGGAAATCCCTGGAGAGGTTCTTGGAGGACTACTTTGCTGGTAAACTGAAGAGGCAGGTCAAGTCAGAGGCTGCTCCCGAAAACAACGATGGCCCAGTCAAG GTGGTGGTGGCGGACAACTTTGAGGAGTTAGTGAACAACCCTTCCAAGGACGTGCTGCTGGAGTTTTATGCACCCTGGTGTGGACACTGCAAAAGCCTGGAGCCCAAATACACAGAGCTTGGGGAACAG TTGTCCGCCAACACCCACATTGTTATAGCAAAGATGGATGCCACTGCTAACGACGTTCCTCCAACCTACGATGTCCAGGG TTTCCCCACTATTTTCTTCGTCCCAGCAGGACAGAAGGACCAGCCTCGGAAATACGAG GGTGGCCGTGAGGTGAATGATTTCCTCAACTATCTGAAGGAGGTGGCCACACATCCCCTTATCCTGGGCAATGCCAGAGAAGACTTGTGA